CAAGCGTCGGAACGCGCAGATGATAGGGACTGACGGTGTAGCTACTGGACGAGCTGCCGGCGACGCGTTCGTCCTCGGCGCAATAGACGCTCTTGTCGGACCGAGCTTGCGACAGGTCGAACCAATTGTTGGCAATGATCCCGGTGCGCGACGGACGCGATCCGGTCATGATGGTCGAGTGACCCGGACACGTCTCGGTCGCATTGTGACCCTGATAGCCGTTGCGGAACGTCGTGCCCTTAGAGAGGCGTCCGATCCCGCCGAACAACACCGGGCGATACCGTTCGAACAGGTCGGAGGAAAGTTGGTCGACCGACAGGGCGACGATCAGCTTCGGCGGAGGAGCCTGCTGGGCCAGTGCCGGCGCCGCGACCATCGAGGCAACGAGGGCTAGTTCGATACGCATCGCCATCTCCGCGGCTGTTAAGAATTGAGCTTGGATTTCAGCCGTTCGTTGACGACGCCCGGATTGGCCTTGCCCTGCATCGCCTTCATCGTCTGGCCGACGAAGAAACCGAACAACGCCTCCTTACCCGCCTTATATTGCTCTACCTTTTCAGCGTTCGCCGCGAGGATTTCGTCGATCTTCGCATCGATCTCGCCCGTGTCGCTGGTCTGCTTGAGGCCGCGCTCCTCGACGACCGCGCCCGCGCTCTGTCCGGTTTCGAGCATGATCTCGAACACCTGCTTCGCCAAGCTGCCCGAGAGAGTCTTGTCCGCAACCAAGCCAATCAGCTCGGCGGCCTGCGTCGGACTGACCGGGCTGTCCCCGATCGAGCGTCCGAGGCGGTTGAGTGCGCCGAATAGTTCTCCGGTCACCCAGTTCGCCGCGGCGACCGGCGCAGCACCTTCGTCGAGCAACTGATCAAACCAGCGCGCGATCTCGACCTCGGCGGTCAGGACCGAAGCATTGTACGGCGTGATTCCCAGCCCTTCGAAACGCTTTCGCTTGGCGTCAGGCAATTCCGGCAACGATGCCCGGCATTCTTCGAGGAATGCGTCGTCGAGTTCCAGCGGAAGCAAATCGGGATCGGGGAAGTAGCGATAGTCGTGTGCATCTTCCTTTGATCGCAAGGTCCGGGTGACGCCCTTGTCGGGGTCGAACAACCGCGTTTCCTGGACGACTGCGCCGCCTTCCTCGATCAGCTCGACCTGGCGCCGCGCTTCGTGCTCGATCACCGCCATGACGAAACGAACCGAGTTGACGTTCTTGGTCTCGGTCCGCGTGCCTAGTTCCTCGCCGGGTCGACGAACGCTGACGTTGACATCGGCGCGCATCGAGCCTTCTTCCATATTGCCGTCGCACGAGCCGACGTAGCGTAGGATCGCCCTCAACTTGCGCAGGTAAGCCCCTGCTTCGGCAGGAGAAGTCATGTCGGGCTTCGACACGATTTCCATCAGCGCCACGCCCGATCGGTTGAGGTCGACGTAGGACATCGTCGGATGCTGGTCGTGCATCAGCTTGCCCGCGTCCTGTTCAACGTGGATCCGCTCAACGCCGATCGTGACCGCGCTCGTTTCGTCCTTGTCATCGGTCAGGACGGTGATCGCCCCCTCGCCCACCAGCGGATGGTAGAGCTGCGAAATCTGGTAGCCCTGCGGGAGGTCGGCATAGAAATAATTCTTCCGATCGAAGCGCGACCATTTGTTGATCTGCGCCTCGATCGCCATTCCCGTGCGCACCGCCTGGCGAATGCACTCGCGATTGGGAACCGGGAGCATTCCTGGCATCGCCGCGTCGACCAGCGACACCTGCGTATTGGGTTCAGCCCCGAACGCAGTCGCGGCGCCGCTGAACAGCTTGGCGTTCGACACGACCTGCGCGTGCACCTCAAGGCCAATCACGACCTCCCACTCGCCGGTTTCGCCCTTGATCCGGTAGTCGCTCACCACCACTTCTCCGCCCTTGCCGTAAACCCGGACCGTTCCTCGATCGCCAGCCCGGCATTGAGCACGCCCTGCTCGTCCAACTCGTTACCGATCAGATGAAGGCCGAGCGGCAGCCCCTGGCTGTCGAGCCCACCTGGGACCGACATGGCCGGAAGACCCGCAAGGCTAGCCGGCACCGCGAAGACGTCGTTGAGATACATCGCCAGCGGGTCGCTCATCTTCTCGTTGAGCCCGAACGCCGCCGACGGTGCCGTCGGGGTCAGGATGAGGTCGCACTTGGTGAAGGCGTCGCGGAAGTCTTGCTTGATGAGCGTGCGAACCTTCTGGGCCTTGGTGAAGTAAGCATCGTAGAAGCCCGCCGACAGCACATAAGTGCCAATCATGATGCGGCGCTTGACCTCCGGCCCAAAGCCGGCAGCACGCGTCGCGGCGTACATCGCGTCGAGGTTCGCGCCTTCCGGCACCTCCCGCAGACCGTAGCGGACACCATCATAGCGCGCGAGGTTCGATGACGCTTCGGCGGGTGCGATGATGTAATAGGTCGGCAGCGCATATTTGGTGTGCGGCAGGCTGATCGGAACGACTTCCGCGCCCGCGTCTTTCAGCCATTCGATCCCGCGATCCCAGATCGCGTTGATCTCTTCCGGAACGCCATCGATCCGATATTCCTTGGGAATTCCGATCCGCTTGCCCTTGAGGTCGCTCGACAATCCCGCTTCCCAGTTCGGCACCGGCAGGTCGAGGCTCGTTCCGTCTCGCGGGTCGAAGCCGCACATATTTTGCAGCAGGATCGCGCAGTCGCGCACGTCCTTTGCCATTGGCCCGGCCTGGTCGAGCGACGAGGCGAAGGCGACCATGCCCCAACGCGAGCAGCGCCCGTAAGTCGGCTTGATCCCCGAAATGCCGGTGAATGCGGCGGGCTGGCGGATCGACCCGCCGGTGTCGGTACCGGTCACCCCCGGCGCCATCCGCGCCGCGACCGCTGCCGCCGATCCGCCCGAGCTTCCGCCCGGGGTCAGCGCGGCATTGCCGCCGTCGCTCCGCTTCCACGGGCTGATCACCGGGCCGTAGGCGCTGGTCTCGTTCGACGACCCCATTGCGAACTCGTCCATGTTGAGCTTGCCCAACATGCCCGCGCCAGCGTCCTTGAGCTTGCCCGACACCGTGCTTTCGTAAGGCGGCTTGAAGCCCTTCAGCATGTTCGATCCGGTCGTGCTGTCGACGCCCTCGGTCGCGAACAAATCCTTGATGCCCAGCGGGATGCCCGACAGTGGCTTCAACGCATCAGAGGAACGAGCCGCATCCGCGGCATCGGCCGCGGCAAGCGCTATCTCGGGGGTTTCGACGGTCCACGCATTGAGCGAGCGTCCCGCGACGACGGCGGCATTGAATGCCTCGGCAATCTCGCGCGCCTTGAAGTCGCCGCCGCGGAAGCCGTCGCGGAGTTCGGCAATGGTCTTGGAAGTCAGGTCGGACACTATTCGATCACCTTCGGGACCGCGAAGAAGCCATGCTGCGCATCAGGCGCATTGGCGAGCACCTTCTCACGGACATTGCCGTCATCGACGACATCGTCGCGAAGCCGCAGCTTCTGATCGATCACGGCGGTAAGCGGTTCGACGCCCTGCGTATCGACCTCACCAAGCTGGTCGACCCAGCCCAGGATATTATTGAGTTCGGGCACGAGCGCCTCGATCTCCGAATCGCTCATCGCGAGGCGCGCGAGCTTTGCGACATGGCGCACGGTATCGGCGTTGACGGACATGATGTTCCTGGTTGCTTTTGGGTCTGCAATCGGTTGCGAAGGCGGCTAGCAGGGGGAAGGCGGGCCTTCAAGCTTGCCGGTCGCCGCGTCACGCCATAGAGGCCGCGCCATGTGTGCCCGCCGCTTCCTTATCGTCATTGCGCTGCTGACGATCCTCGCCGTCACGGGCGCGTTCGCCATCTTCCAGTTCGGCGATCGCGCCCTCACCAGCATGGCGACACCGTCCGGTCATTTCGAGGCACCGGCGCCCCAGACCGGACCGGATTACCTGGCCGACGCGAGCTGGCTGGCCAAGCCCGGCCTCGCCGACGATCCGTCGCGGTGGGTGCCCGAAGGCGTCGTGTCGACGAGTGAGGCACAGCCTGCCGCGACCTTCTTCGTGCATCCGACTACCTACCTCGAGCGTGACCGCTGGAACGCGCCGCTAGTCACCGGCGGCGAAGCCGCCACGCGCGCCACGCTGTTCGTGCGCAGTCAGGCGAGTGCGTTTAACGCCGTGTCGGACGTGTGGGCGCCGCGCTACCGGCAGGCGGCGTTTGGCGCGTTCCTGCTCACCAACGAAGATGCGACCAAGGCGCTCGACCTCGCCTATGGTGACGTTCTCAAGGCCTTCGATGCGTTCATCGCCGCGCAGGGCGCGACGACCCCGATCATCGTCGCCGGTCACAGCCAGGGATCGCTCCACCTGCTTCGTCTTCTGCGCGACCGACAGGATGCGCTGAAGGGGCGATTAGTTGCGGCCTATGTCGGCGGCTGGCCCGTCTCGACCGCCGCCGATCTGCCCGCGACCGGCCTCATGGCGTGCACCAATGCCGCCGAAGCAGGCTGCCTGCTTAGCTGGCAAAGCTTCGGCGAGCCGGCCAATCCGCAACTCGTCACTGGGGCATGGGTCGGCACCACCGGCCTGACCGGCGCGACGCGCGAGCGCCGCGACATGCTTTGCGTCAATCCGCTCACCGGTACGAAGGACGGGGTGGCTCAACCGTCGGCGAACCTTGGCACCTTACTGCCCGACAGCGCTTTTTCGACCGCTGGTCTCGGCGTCGGGCAGGTCGGCGCGCGCTGCGAGGATGGCTTCCTGCTGATTGGCGGCGCGGTGCCGGAGATGGGGCCATACGTCCTGCCCGGAAACAATTATCACGTTTATGATTACGCCCTTTTCTGGGGATCGATCCGCGCCGACGCGGCGCGGCGACTGGCGGCATGGCGGGCGCGCTGATCACTGCCAACGCCGCGGACTTCGCAAGCGCCATCGGCGCAAGCGGGCGGCTCGCCGGCCTTGACGTCGGGACCCGGACGATTGGCATGGCGACCTGCGATTCGGGATGGAGCTTTGCCACCGCGGCGGGCA
Above is a genomic segment from Sphingomonas sp. LY29 containing:
- a CDS encoding DUF3089 domain-containing protein, with the translated sequence MCARRFLIVIALLTILAVTGAFAIFQFGDRALTSMATPSGHFEAPAPQTGPDYLADASWLAKPGLADDPSRWVPEGVVSTSEAQPAATFFVHPTTYLERDRWNAPLVTGGEAATRATLFVRSQASAFNAVSDVWAPRYRQAAFGAFLLTNEDATKALDLAYGDVLKAFDAFIAAQGATTPIIVAGHSQGSLHLLRLLRDRQDALKGRLVAAYVGGWPVSTAADLPATGLMACTNAAEAGCLLSWQSFGEPANPQLVTGAWVGTTGLTGATRERRDMLCVNPLTGTKDGVAQPSANLGTLLPDSAFSTAGLGVGQVGARCEDGFLLIGGAVPEMGPYVLPGNNYHVYDYALFWGSIRADAARRLAAWRAR
- the gatB gene encoding Asp-tRNA(Asn)/Glu-tRNA(Gln) amidotransferase subunit GatB, with the protein product MSDYRIKGETGEWEVVIGLEVHAQVVSNAKLFSGAATAFGAEPNTQVSLVDAAMPGMLPVPNRECIRQAVRTGMAIEAQINKWSRFDRKNYFYADLPQGYQISQLYHPLVGEGAITVLTDDKDETSAVTIGVERIHVEQDAGKLMHDQHPTMSYVDLNRSGVALMEIVSKPDMTSPAEAGAYLRKLRAILRYVGSCDGNMEEGSMRADVNVSVRRPGEELGTRTETKNVNSVRFVMAVIEHEARRQVELIEEGGAVVQETRLFDPDKGVTRTLRSKEDAHDYRYFPDPDLLPLELDDAFLEECRASLPELPDAKRKRFEGLGITPYNASVLTAEVEIARWFDQLLDEGAAPVAAANWVTGELFGALNRLGRSIGDSPVSPTQAAELIGLVADKTLSGSLAKQVFEIMLETGQSAGAVVEERGLKQTSDTGEIDAKIDEILAANAEKVEQYKAGKEALFGFFVGQTMKAMQGKANPGVVNERLKSKLNS
- the gatC gene encoding Asp-tRNA(Asn)/Glu-tRNA(Gln) amidotransferase subunit GatC, with translation MSVNADTVRHVAKLARLAMSDSEIEALVPELNNILGWVDQLGEVDTQGVEPLTAVIDQKLRLRDDVVDDGNVREKVLANAPDAQHGFFAVPKVIE
- the gatA gene encoding Asp-tRNA(Asn)/Glu-tRNA(Gln) amidotransferase subunit GatA — translated: MSDLTSKTIAELRDGFRGGDFKAREIAEAFNAAVVAGRSLNAWTVETPEIALAAADAADAARSSDALKPLSGIPLGIKDLFATEGVDSTTGSNMLKGFKPPYESTVSGKLKDAGAGMLGKLNMDEFAMGSSNETSAYGPVISPWKRSDGGNAALTPGGSSGGSAAAVAARMAPGVTGTDTGGSIRQPAAFTGISGIKPTYGRCSRWGMVAFASSLDQAGPMAKDVRDCAILLQNMCGFDPRDGTSLDLPVPNWEAGLSSDLKGKRIGIPKEYRIDGVPEEINAIWDRGIEWLKDAGAEVVPISLPHTKYALPTYYIIAPAEASSNLARYDGVRYGLREVPEGANLDAMYAATRAAGFGPEVKRRIMIGTYVLSAGFYDAYFTKAQKVRTLIKQDFRDAFTKCDLILTPTAPSAAFGLNEKMSDPLAMYLNDVFAVPASLAGLPAMSVPGGLDSQGLPLGLHLIGNELDEQGVLNAGLAIEERSGFTARAEKWW